In one Flammeovirga yaeyamensis genomic region, the following are encoded:
- a CDS encoding carboxypeptidase-like regulatory domain-containing protein has protein sequence MKYLLIVFISALLFISCSTSKRRIHQNSIVIEKLGMMRTQNVLISGKIKNNKTIEATKITLTSTKNTYSEFCNKNGEFSFEYISPAKYELNIEIGGFTQSYDSIEFFPGQILEIVVDLNNNESSITLNK, from the coding sequence TTGAAATACTTACTTATAGTTTTTATTTCAGCCCTTTTGTTTATTAGTTGTTCAACTTCCAAAAGAAGAATACATCAAAATTCTATAGTAATTGAAAAATTGGGAATGATGAGAACACAAAATGTATTAATTAGTGGGAAAATTAAAAATAATAAAACAATTGAAGCTACTAAGATTACATTAACTAGTACTAAGAATACATATTCTGAATTTTGTAACAAAAATGGAGAATTTAGTTTTGAATATATCTCTCCTGCTAAATATGAACTAAACATTGAAATAGGTGGATTTACTCAGTCCTATGATTCAATAGAATTTTTCCCTGGACAGATTTTGGAAATAGTGGTCGACTTAAATAATAATGAGAGCAGTATTACGCTCAATAAGTAA
- a CDS encoding flotillin-like FloA family protein → MTFFILLLIAFISIFSLPVILVQLQAKRLNAKITISEAFKLRASKSASEKLFKGLAIVQENNFNISLSDLETLHLAGGNPEKVMTALLKYRDIKSLSFQKLSALELAGLDYEASIEDSLKDKTLRIESLKIGQFVINYEAVFSNRIGLGLEENQNENLESKIIDRLTNFLMNWEGEDKLKMQHYILTNVLNVEYWDRILV, encoded by the coding sequence ATGACATTTTTTATATTACTTTTAATAGCTTTTATCTCAATTTTTTCACTCCCTGTAATTTTAGTTCAATTACAAGCCAAACGATTAAATGCGAAAATAACAATAAGTGAAGCATTTAAATTAAGAGCTTCGAAGTCTGCATCAGAAAAACTTTTTAAAGGTTTAGCTATTGTTCAAGAAAACAATTTTAATATCAGTTTAAGTGATTTAGAGACGTTACATTTGGCAGGGGGTAATCCAGAGAAAGTGATGACTGCCTTACTTAAATACAGAGATATCAAATCCTTGAGCTTTCAAAAATTATCTGCATTGGAACTTGCTGGTTTAGATTATGAAGCAAGTATTGAAGACTCGCTAAAAGACAAGACTTTAAGAATAGAAAGTTTAAAAATAGGACAGTTTGTAATAAATTATGAAGCAGTATTTTCTAATAGAATTGGATTAGGACTAGAAGAAAATCAGAATGAAAATTTAGAAAGTAAAATTATCGATAGACTGACTAATTTCTTAATGAATTGGGAGGGAGAAGATAAATTAAAAATGCAGCATTATATTTTGACGAATGTATTAAATGTTGAATATTGGGATCGCATTTTGGTGTAG
- a CDS encoding DUF695 domain-containing protein, translating to MNFIEKIFGKKKDEPINTNADFWNWFIKNEKDFYKIVKQDTNIEKGFFDKLSPKLDELKEGYFFLSGMFDKNTVELIITPDGDVKNVVFVEVLIASAPKIDNWKFTALKPTLDIKDVSINMSGLKFNEEKLSFYANNNPEFPDEIDITIIHSDQNSENRSAIINGVYIFLDNYLGELNFLEIIDNLDFQESKDAEQDLIPIGKLKDYITWRQKEFIEKYDGIRTNSDKDLCSILQATLKNGRKLIATINTDLITWDRKASHPWMLNIEIKYDGESNNGMPDDSTYEKLNNLEEELLEELKDKEGYLYIGRQTADNLREIYFACNDFRKPSTVAYSLQQKYKDSEEIEYDIFKDKYWKSLRRFDVS from the coding sequence ATGAACTTCATCGAAAAAATATTCGGAAAGAAAAAAGATGAACCGATAAATACTAATGCTGATTTTTGGAATTGGTTCATCAAAAACGAAAAAGACTTTTATAAGATTGTAAAGCAAGATACCAACATTGAAAAAGGATTCTTTGATAAACTTTCTCCCAAATTAGATGAATTAAAAGAGGGGTATTTCTTCCTGTCAGGAATGTTTGATAAGAATACCGTAGAACTAATTATCACACCTGATGGTGATGTTAAGAATGTTGTTTTTGTCGAAGTACTTATAGCATCCGCTCCTAAAATTGATAACTGGAAATTTACGGCATTAAAACCAACTCTTGATATTAAAGATGTTAGCATTAATATGTCAGGATTAAAATTCAATGAAGAAAAGTTGAGCTTTTATGCTAATAATAACCCTGAATTTCCAGATGAAATTGACATCACGATTATTCATTCTGATCAAAATAGTGAAAATAGATCAGCAATAATAAATGGCGTTTATATCTTCTTGGATAATTATCTTGGTGAATTAAATTTTCTAGAAATCATTGACAACTTAGATTTTCAAGAGAGTAAGGATGCGGAACAAGATTTAATTCCCATCGGTAAACTCAAAGATTACATCACTTGGAGACAGAAGGAATTTATAGAAAAATACGATGGTATAAGAACAAATTCGGATAAAGATTTGTGCTCAATCCTTCAAGCTACTCTTAAAAATGGTAGAAAACTGATCGCCACTATAAATACTGATTTGATTACTTGGGACAGAAAAGCATCTCACCCTTGGATGTTGAATATCGAAATAAAATATGATGGAGAATCAAATAATGGAATGCCTGATGATAGTACATATGAAAAGCTAAATAATTTAGAGGAAGAATTACTAGAAGAGCTAAAAGACAAAGAAGGCTATTTATATATCGGAAGACAAACTGCAGACAACCTGAGAGAGATTTACTTTGCGTGTAATGATTTCAGAAAACCGTCTACAGTAGCTTATAGTTTACAGCAAAAATATAAGGATTCAGAAGAAATAGAATATGATATCTTTAAAGATAAATATTGGAAATCGTTAAGACGGTTTGATGTGAGTTAA
- a CDS encoding GNAT family N-acetyltransferase produces MNPNLKYIKPQSDLYTQAKRIRIECFFEGMQNAEALINDPYEKEGIHLVLLDNLGKVIGTGRIHTEGSIGIISQMAVQKEHQKVGVGRILLTELIDKCKSLGMDCIELSARETALQFYIKNGFQPIGNRYPSKKTGIIHQKMRLDNL; encoded by the coding sequence ATGAACCCCAACCTAAAATACATCAAACCACAAAGCGACCTCTACACCCAAGCCAAAAGAATACGTATTGAGTGTTTTTTTGAAGGAATGCAGAATGCTGAAGCTTTAATTAATGACCCTTATGAAAAAGAGGGGATTCACCTCGTGCTCCTCGACAATTTGGGGAAAGTGATAGGGACCGGAAGAATACATACGGAGGGTTCGATTGGAATAATTTCTCAGATGGCTGTTCAAAAGGAACATCAAAAAGTGGGGGTGGGAAGAATTCTATTGACCGAATTAATAGATAAATGTAAATCTCTCGGTATGGATTGTATTGAGTTAAGTGCAAGAGAAACCGCCCTTCAGTTTTATATTAAAAACGGATTTCAGCCTATTGGAAATAGATATCCTTCTAAGAAAACAGGGATAATACATCAGAAAATGAGGCTTGATAATTTATAG
- a CDS encoding S41 family peptidase → MNKFTFFFLVLLANCLVTQAQKHPFDNFFNKTLSKNQVEEDLIILRKGLEKIHSSLYQYISKSELDALFEEASKFDGDKVQLQDFYKTISFIAASVKCQHTIATPSDHLIYKMQKKGKFFPLRIFWEFDPVRAYVIFDFSNEANLPPGAELLSINGKSIQSIYDEMLPYFPSDGHILSNKHSRFQVGVDFQFWYYLLMERPDNFLVELSNEGDGIFTKNYEAVTFKEWTKNYKKYLSQKDPTVRKYTDYYSDNEKLDRKAPIRYSYLSDSIALLKVFNFDDYDKFNTIIPEAFESFERNQVKHLIIDVKYNGGGNDILGRKLFSYLIQEPTPYFDSLYSSSGISDTTFLFTHTDKNVEWYNYTLPLVDKMNDGRFATKPSVNEGLKIQQPSKNNFKGKVYILMNGRSASTTSEFLAATHYNQLATFIGEESGGDYHGGNGGDFAKLKLPNSEILIHLPLTNYVMNSKEKRFIGRGTLPDYPIKLNIDEFLEMKDQELEEALRLIRHR, encoded by the coding sequence ATGAATAAATTCACATTCTTCTTTTTAGTATTATTAGCCAACTGTTTAGTCACACAAGCTCAAAAACACCCTTTTGATAATTTTTTCAATAAAACACTTTCCAAAAATCAGGTAGAAGAAGACTTAATTATTTTAAGAAAAGGACTTGAGAAAATACATTCAAGCCTTTATCAATATATCTCTAAAAGCGAACTTGATGCGTTATTTGAAGAAGCTTCGAAATTTGATGGTGACAAAGTTCAACTTCAGGATTTTTATAAAACAATCAGCTTTATTGCTGCGTCAGTGAAGTGTCAGCATACTATTGCTACACCATCAGATCATTTGATATACAAGATGCAAAAGAAAGGGAAGTTTTTTCCGCTGAGAATTTTCTGGGAATTCGATCCTGTTCGAGCTTATGTCATTTTTGATTTTTCAAATGAAGCAAACCTACCTCCTGGAGCAGAATTACTAAGCATTAATGGAAAAAGTATTCAATCCATTTATGATGAAATGTTGCCTTATTTTCCAAGTGATGGTCATATTCTAAGTAATAAACATAGTCGATTTCAAGTAGGAGTGGACTTTCAATTTTGGTATTATCTTTTGATGGAACGACCTGATAATTTTCTTGTAGAGCTATCGAATGAGGGGGATGGAATTTTTACTAAAAATTATGAGGCAGTTACTTTTAAAGAATGGACGAAGAATTACAAGAAGTACTTATCTCAAAAAGATCCAACCGTTAGAAAGTACACGGATTATTATTCTGATAACGAAAAGTTGGACAGAAAAGCGCCAATCAGATATAGTTATTTATCAGACAGTATTGCACTGCTAAAAGTCTTTAATTTTGACGATTATGATAAATTCAACACCATAATTCCTGAAGCTTTTGAAAGCTTTGAAAGAAATCAGGTCAAGCATTTAATAATTGATGTGAAATACAATGGAGGAGGAAATGATATATTAGGCAGAAAACTTTTTTCATATTTAATTCAAGAACCTACCCCATACTTTGATTCTCTTTATTCAAGTTCAGGAATATCTGATACTACTTTTCTTTTTACACATACCGATAAAAATGTAGAATGGTATAATTACACACTTCCGTTAGTCGATAAAATGAATGATGGACGTTTTGCCACAAAACCTTCTGTGAATGAAGGCCTCAAGATTCAACAACCTAGTAAAAACAATTTCAAAGGAAAAGTTTACATTCTGATGAACGGGAGAAGTGCATCAACTACATCAGAATTTTTGGCTGCCACTCATTATAATCAATTAGCCACATTTATTGGGGAAGAATCTGGAGGAGATTATCATGGTGGAAATGGAGGTGACTTTGCTAAATTGAAATTACCTAATTCAGAAATTCTGATTCATCTACCTCTCACGAATTATGTGATGAATAGCAAAGAGAAACGTTTTATTGGTCGTGGGACATTGCCTGATTATCCTATTAAACTAAATATAGATGAGTTTTTGGAAATGAAAGATCAAGAATTAGAAGAGGCTTTGAGGTTAATAAGACATAGATAA
- a CDS encoding Ig-like domain-containing protein encodes MSKFYFIIITLLFGSITAFAQVEAPSKLPSERLESEFFTDNTDSYSEAQRITLSNNPGDDSPTLQGHINALSKSGGGVITIPEGTWELGEIVLLSDVHLMFDENAIVKPVLSNKTDKSIFIMGFAGASISNISIRSLSGQFTIDMSEISYDLRVLPFNVKDLENFMIAGCHVIDKRTVHSTVNCGVSANNGVWAGARLGLVKDITVENAHDGYGAVQVRVGDRLHFKNIISLSGGATLRIETDAHETSGYNAPREITRISEISGYNIKCNEGNSAVMIQPWGITNGWFDVEKIEATSCMATVRIDRAFVDRDADDIGSFDIDSRITDVTSTYGLKAHIKDGNFKSVPCHMRDMMNDTPVEGTGGRFFEGPTIAPILYTASSVADEDPRYYKVHIPSENELASKSFNFPENSLIVSRWSNTNQNCTSNTDIISVSNLEINPSILKIGIGETDNLIQTISPTTATNQGVSWTSADESIAYVDQWGAVTGINNGKTIITINTTDGNFIATVPIYVGDAILNIEKEVNNSLHIYPNPYNHKDLYIDFNNPMNNVSMSIHNINGERVFYKYYSGLMKSIHISDSKLKLMNGLYIINLRSDNFHISRKLVVCP; translated from the coding sequence ATGAGCAAATTTTATTTTATTATTATCACTTTATTATTTGGATCAATAACAGCTTTTGCACAGGTAGAAGCACCATCCAAATTACCTTCAGAAAGATTAGAAAGCGAATTTTTTACAGATAACACAGATTCATATTCAGAAGCACAAAGAATTACTTTAAGTAATAATCCTGGAGATGATTCTCCCACTTTGCAAGGGCATATAAATGCTCTTTCTAAATCAGGTGGTGGAGTTATTACGATTCCAGAAGGTACATGGGAATTAGGAGAAATAGTTCTACTTTCTGATGTTCACCTTATGTTTGATGAAAATGCTATTGTTAAACCGGTCTTATCAAACAAAACTGACAAGTCAATTTTTATTATGGGTTTTGCAGGTGCAAGTATTTCTAATATTAGTATTAGATCTCTTAGCGGACAATTTACTATTGATATGTCAGAAATCTCCTACGATTTGAGAGTTTTGCCTTTTAATGTTAAAGACCTTGAGAATTTTATGATTGCGGGCTGTCATGTAATCGATAAACGCACAGTACATTCTACAGTAAATTGTGGGGTAAGTGCCAACAATGGCGTTTGGGCAGGAGCAAGATTAGGATTGGTGAAAGATATTACCGTTGAAAATGCCCATGATGGATACGGGGCAGTTCAAGTGAGAGTGGGCGATCGTTTACATTTCAAGAACATCATTTCATTAAGTGGAGGAGCAACGTTAAGAATTGAAACTGATGCTCATGAAACATCAGGTTACAATGCACCAAGAGAAATTACTAGAATTTCGGAGATCTCTGGATACAATATCAAATGTAATGAAGGAAATTCGGCAGTAATGATCCAACCTTGGGGGATAACTAATGGATGGTTTGATGTAGAAAAAATAGAGGCGACAAGTTGTATGGCTACTGTCAGAATTGATAGAGCTTTTGTAGATAGAGATGCAGATGATATTGGTAGTTTTGATATAGACTCTAGAATTACTGATGTGACAAGTACATATGGCTTGAAAGCCCATATTAAAGATGGAAATTTTAAATCAGTGCCTTGTCATATGCGTGATATGATGAATGATACACCTGTTGAAGGAACAGGAGGACGTTTCTTTGAAGGACCTACAATTGCTCCAATATTATATACTGCTAGCAGTGTGGCGGATGAGGATCCTAGATATTACAAAGTCCATATACCATCAGAAAATGAACTCGCTTCAAAATCATTTAATTTTCCAGAGAATTCATTAATTGTTTCAAGATGGAGTAATACAAATCAGAACTGTACTTCAAATACTGACATTATCTCTGTTAGCAACCTAGAAATAAATCCATCAATATTAAAAATTGGTATAGGAGAAACTGATAATTTAATTCAAACAATAAGCCCGACAACAGCGACTAATCAAGGTGTTAGTTGGACCTCTGCAGATGAATCTATTGCTTATGTCGATCAATGGGGAGCCGTAACGGGTATTAATAATGGTAAAACAATAATAACTATCAATACGACTGATGGGAATTTTATAGCAACTGTACCTATTTATGTGGGGGATGCTATTCTGAATATTGAAAAGGAAGTGAATAATAGCTTACATATCTATCCAAACCCTTATAATCACAAGGATTTATACATAGACTTCAACAACCCCATGAATAATGTTTCTATGTCAATTCACAATATTAATGGGGAACGTGTTTTTTATAAGTACTATTCTGGCTTAATGAAAAGTATCCATATTAGTGATTCTAAGTTAAAGCTTATGAATGGTCTGTATATAATTAACTTAAGAAGTGACAACTTTCATATTTCAAGAAAGTTAGTTGTTTGTCCATAA
- a CDS encoding hybrid sensor histidine kinase/response regulator transcription factor — MLKCFYLCILICSMELVVAQTPLNYTQQLTASDGLSYNDVTFTFEDSKKYLWVGTFYGLNRYDGYDFTVYKNSSKNTSLISNNIRCITEDSKGRIWIGTDMGISVYKYSSDTFTTVLSSSDDFAPTKGLFVSKLIEEPKSKNMYCFTEQNGIIVFDSAFQFVREYHFPDKAFYKEVSINDAIILDESNFLLSAMKGLVHFNKNTQKFVRIIDPQIQYSNSILGFDKNKILVTPHLGFAILSYKIEHNTFSYTLLSKDLQSYRFISATIDNLNNLWFGTFNNGLIRVNNLNKVLAAKPTTISKFELENELCKVRHILPTQTNTCWVSTRENGVYKFDSEDKPFHYVDDHFKTNPGVYPNKIITFSVLDSQRVFVNPNSKELELLNTTTKKNEEKYADFSSFSSAKLSNIFIDSKKNTWIRYANNTIIKLENNNKKFDIIQHENLQKQFNFREFVEDFYGNIWIHCRDYVYKLSLDGKGKLANCEVLKMHPFFIDNNFPKVSKIYPDPLLPYIWLGSNQNGLYRIKLEKEKALNSLPIEQFYTCENDKSTLIDNFVTTIKRAPNKDLWVGTQGGLCKAIEGERTLQFKRYTEQDGLTSNIIKNILIDKNSCLWIPTNFGLNYLDPSQQSIRKFYKEQGLPFDEFRPGSAILDNDIVLLSSDYGYFYFNTNIGKKVAKEHPILHFGKLKVFGTTISPGDTVDNRVLLQKNLNNTQNLQLNHNENSFSIELISPHYSNPNSYYLKYRLHPINTEWVKVTSNNKYIQFNALQTGKYVFEAMASNSNGEWTDVREIEITINPPWWNTLIMRMVYIILAIVFIYGIIKYRMKILRLQHSMQLKQIEKERVDEINKAKLQYFSNISHEIKTPITLIAGPAELLLNEYSNQPKLLKNLRIIQQQSQKVVQLINQVHEFQQSDAVHPKLNNSHFCLNIFLDEIIANFEFMANMHEKHLLLLHQDDTIFVYADKDKLERVFNNLLNNAFKYTQPNDRIEISYRIDDVKLCIDIKDTGIGITEEDIPHIFERFYRSKARNTINVEGAGIGLAFSKRLIEMHNGEVTVESVPNVETIFTVVLPIVTKSVSEEIYQEEKATLKVERSTPTENITINANEKKLSVNVAIQKASVYLVEDNVELRDFISNSLKDTFEVTAFNNGQLCIDALENEWPDLIVSDVLMPEINGFELCRKIKSDIKTSHIPVILLTACAELPDKVQGLREGADSYITKPFDIQYLVSNIESILVTRKQLRERFNVNIPLTLKAEEFSGADVAFIEKLYDLMEKNLSNPEIDMDYFARHLYLNRSYFFKKVKALTNQTPYDVLKAYRVKKAAEFLTTENMSIADAFVSAGFKNRPHFNRVFKEHLKMTPSQYVEDFKNKKT; from the coding sequence ATGTTAAAGTGTTTCTATCTCTGTATCCTCATTTGCTCAATGGAATTGGTTGTTGCTCAAACACCTTTAAATTATACACAACAGCTCACTGCCTCAGATGGACTTTCTTATAATGATGTCACTTTTACGTTCGAAGATTCTAAAAAATACTTGTGGGTTGGTACATTTTATGGATTAAATAGGTACGATGGATATGATTTTACGGTATATAAAAACTCTTCAAAAAATACGTCATTAATAAGCAACAACATCCGATGCATAACCGAAGATTCCAAAGGTCGTATATGGATTGGAACTGATATGGGAATCTCTGTTTATAAATATTCCTCGGATACATTTACAACAGTGTTATCTTCCTCCGATGACTTTGCTCCAACCAAAGGTCTTTTTGTTAGTAAATTAATCGAAGAGCCGAAAAGTAAAAACATGTATTGCTTTACAGAACAGAATGGCATTATTGTTTTTGATTCAGCGTTTCAATTCGTTCGTGAATATCACTTTCCAGATAAAGCATTTTACAAAGAGGTGTCTATTAATGATGCTATTATATTAGATGAATCTAATTTCTTATTAAGTGCCATGAAAGGGCTTGTTCATTTCAATAAAAACACTCAAAAATTTGTTAGAATAATTGATCCGCAAATTCAGTACTCCAATTCGATTCTCGGCTTTGATAAGAACAAAATCTTAGTAACACCCCATTTAGGTTTCGCAATATTATCTTACAAAATAGAACACAATACGTTTTCGTATACTCTATTATCTAAAGATCTTCAATCCTATCGTTTTATTTCTGCAACCATAGATAACCTGAATAATCTATGGTTCGGGACATTCAATAATGGCTTGATTCGTGTAAATAATTTAAACAAAGTACTAGCCGCCAAGCCAACAACAATTTCAAAATTCGAACTAGAAAACGAACTTTGCAAAGTACGTCATATACTACCAACCCAAACCAATACATGTTGGGTATCTACAAGGGAAAATGGGGTGTATAAATTTGACTCCGAAGATAAGCCGTTTCATTATGTCGACGACCATTTCAAAACTAATCCGGGTGTTTATCCGAACAAAATAATTACATTTTCGGTGTTAGACAGTCAACGGGTATTTGTCAACCCAAACTCGAAAGAATTAGAACTGTTAAATACCACAACTAAAAAAAATGAGGAAAAATATGCCGACTTTTCAAGTTTTTCATCTGCTAAACTCAGTAATATATTTATTGATTCTAAAAAGAATACATGGATTCGATATGCGAATAATACAATTATCAAATTAGAGAACAATAATAAAAAATTCGATATTATTCAGCATGAAAACCTCCAAAAACAATTTAATTTTAGAGAATTTGTGGAAGATTTTTATGGGAATATATGGATTCACTGCCGTGATTACGTGTATAAACTTTCATTGGATGGTAAAGGAAAGCTGGCAAATTGCGAAGTACTTAAAATGCACCCGTTTTTTATTGATAATAACTTTCCAAAAGTTTCTAAAATTTATCCAGACCCCCTTTTGCCGTATATCTGGCTTGGAAGCAATCAGAACGGATTGTACCGAATTAAACTGGAAAAAGAAAAAGCTTTAAACTCTCTTCCAATAGAGCAGTTTTACACTTGCGAAAATGATAAAAGCACATTAATTGATAATTTTGTTACTACCATAAAAAGAGCACCAAATAAAGATTTATGGGTCGGTACACAGGGTGGGCTATGTAAAGCAATTGAAGGAGAAAGAACTTTACAATTCAAACGCTATACAGAACAAGATGGATTAACATCGAATATTATTAAAAATATTCTAATTGATAAAAACAGCTGTTTGTGGATACCAACCAATTTTGGTTTGAACTACCTAGATCCTTCTCAACAAAGTATTCGAAAGTTTTATAAAGAACAGGGTTTACCCTTTGATGAATTTAGACCTGGGTCTGCAATACTTGATAATGACATCGTTTTATTGAGTTCAGATTACGGGTACTTTTATTTCAATACAAATATTGGTAAAAAGGTAGCAAAGGAACATCCTATATTGCACTTTGGTAAGTTGAAGGTGTTTGGTACCACCATTTCCCCTGGTGACACTGTTGATAATAGAGTACTTTTACAGAAGAACCTGAACAATACACAGAATTTACAATTAAATCATAATGAAAATAGTTTTTCGATAGAACTGATTTCTCCTCATTATTCTAACCCTAATAGTTATTATCTTAAATATCGTTTGCACCCCATTAATACAGAATGGGTAAAGGTTACAAGCAACAACAAATACATTCAATTTAATGCTTTACAAACCGGTAAATATGTGTTTGAGGCTATGGCCTCAAATTCGAATGGAGAATGGACAGATGTTCGCGAAATAGAAATTACAATTAATCCACCTTGGTGGAATACGCTAATAATGCGTATGGTTTACATAATTTTAGCCATTGTATTTATATACGGAATAATTAAATATCGAATGAAAATATTAAGGTTGCAACATAGCATGCAACTCAAGCAAATAGAAAAAGAAAGAGTAGATGAAATAAATAAGGCTAAACTTCAATATTTTTCGAATATATCGCACGAGATTAAGACACCGATTACATTAATTGCTGGTCCTGCGGAACTTCTTTTGAATGAGTATAGCAACCAACCGAAGCTATTGAAAAACCTAAGGATTATTCAGCAACAATCCCAAAAGGTAGTACAGTTGATTAATCAAGTGCATGAATTCCAGCAATCTGATGCTGTACATCCAAAATTAAATAATTCTCATTTTTGCCTAAATATTTTTCTTGATGAAATTATAGCAAATTTCGAATTCATGGCCAATATGCACGAAAAGCATTTGCTCCTCCTTCATCAAGACGATACTATTTTTGTGTATGCGGATAAGGATAAATTGGAAAGGGTTTTCAATAATTTGTTGAATAACGCTTTTAAATACACTCAACCGAATGACCGTATTGAAATATCATATCGAATAGACGATGTTAAATTATGTATAGACATAAAAGATACTGGCATTGGCATTACCGAAGAAGATATCCCACACATATTTGAGCGATTTTACAGATCCAAAGCAAGAAATACAATAAATGTAGAAGGAGCTGGAATTGGTCTTGCCTTTTCAAAACGTTTGATTGAAATGCATAATGGGGAAGTGACAGTTGAAAGTGTACCAAATGTGGAAACAATATTTACAGTTGTTCTACCAATAGTGACAAAAAGTGTATCTGAAGAAATATATCAAGAGGAAAAAGCGACATTAAAAGTTGAAAGAAGTACACCAACCGAAAATATCACGATAAATGCAAACGAGAAAAAACTATCAGTAAATGTAGCTATTCAAAAAGCTTCCGTTTATTTGGTGGAAGATAACGTTGAGTTGAGAGACTTTATTTCAAATAGCCTGAAAGATACTTTCGAAGTAACAGCCTTTAACAACGGACAGTTATGTATTGATGCGTTAGAAAATGAGTGGCCCGACCTTATTGTTAGTGATGTATTAATGCCTGAAATAAATGGTTTTGAACTGTGTCGTAAAATAAAATCAGATATAAAAACAAGCCATATACCCGTTATTTTACTAACAGCTTGTGCTGAGCTACCAGATAAAGTGCAAGGTTTGAGAGAAGGTGCCGATAGTTATATAACCAAACCTTTTGATATCCAATATTTGGTATCGAATATTGAATCGATATTAGTAACTAGAAAACAATTGCGGGAACGGTTCAATGTTAACATACCTCTAACACTTAAAGCAGAAGAATTCTCAGGTGCTGATGTTGCATTTATTGAAAAACTTTATGATTTAATGGAGAAAAATTTAAGTAATCCTGAAATTGATATGGATTATTTCGCAAGACACCTTTACCTCAACAGGTCCTATTTCTTTAAAAAAGTAAAAGCATTGACCAATCAAACTCCTTACGATGTATTAAAAGCATACAGAGTAAAAAAAGCGGCTGAATTTCTAACAACAGAAAATATGTCTATTGCTGATGCTTTTGTATCTGCCGGTTTTAAGAATCGGCCTCATTTTAACCGTGTATTTAAAGAGCATCTAAAAATGACTCCATCACAGTATGTTGAAGATTTCAAGAACAAGAAGACCTGA